In the genome of Persephonella sp. KM09-Lau-8, one region contains:
- the rpsC gene encoding 30S ribosomal protein S3, whose translation MGQKVHPIGFRLGVTKDWKSKWFADKKRYSQILHEDLKIRQFIEEKYKQAGIADVIIERLGEKIRVKILASKPGIVIGRKGAEVEELNKILLALTDAKEVLVNVDEVKKPELNAKLVAEDIALQLERRVSHRRAMKRAIDNAMRAGAKGIKVQVGGRIGGVDLARKEWFMAGRMPLQTIRADIDYGTARASTKYGILGIKVWIYKGDKLSEQKEEVLKKIEEELHTV comes from the coding sequence GTGGGTCAAAAAGTACATCCAATAGGATTTAGATTAGGAGTAACAAAAGACTGGAAATCAAAATGGTTTGCAGACAAAAAAAGATATAGTCAGATACTCCATGAAGACCTCAAAATCAGACAGTTTATTGAAGAAAAATATAAACAGGCAGGAATTGCTGACGTAATAATAGAAAGACTTGGAGAAAAAATCAGAGTTAAAATCCTTGCTTCAAAGCCAGGTATTGTTATTGGAAGAAAAGGTGCAGAGGTTGAGGAGTTAAACAAAATTCTTCTGGCTCTCACAGATGCAAAAGAGGTCCTTGTTAACGTAGATGAAGTTAAAAAACCAGAACTGAATGCAAAGCTTGTTGCAGAAGATATAGCTCTTCAGCTTGAAAGAAGGGTATCCCACAGAAGAGCAATGAAAAGAGCTATAGATAACGCAATGAGAGCTGGAGCAAAAGGAATAAAAGTTCAGGTTGGTGGTCGTATTGGTGGAGTTGACCTTGCAAGAAAAGAATGGTTCATGGCAGGAAGAATGCCACTTCAAACAATCAGAGCAGACATAGACTACGGAACAGCAAGAGCTTCAACAAAATACGGAATATTAGGAATTAAAGTATGGATTTACAAAGGAGATAAACTTTCTGAACAGAAAGAAGAAGTTCTCAAGAAAATAGAAGAAGAACTCCACACAGTTTAA
- the rplP gene encoding 50S ribosomal protein L16, producing MSLLQPKKLKWRKQHRGRMKGKASRRNYVAFGEYGLQALEPCWMTSRQIEAARIAIVREAKKGAKVWIRVFPHKPVTRKPAETRMGKGKGDLDHFVAVVKPGHILFELAGVPEEVAAEAFRKAGHKLPIKTRLVKARS from the coding sequence ATGTCTCTCTTACAACCAAAGAAATTAAAATGGAGAAAACAGCATAGAGGTAGAATGAAAGGGAAGGCCAGCAGAAGAAACTATGTGGCCTTCGGTGAGTATGGTCTTCAGGCTCTTGAACCTTGCTGGATGACATCAAGACAGATAGAAGCTGCCCGTATTGCAATAGTAAGGGAAGCAAAAAAAGGTGCAAAGGTATGGATTAGAGTATTTCCCCACAAACCTGTTACCAGAAAACCAGCAGAAACAAGAATGGGTAAAGGAAAAGGTGACCTTGACCACTTTGTAGCAGTTGTTAAACCGGGACATATCCTTTTTGAGCTTGCTGGAGTTCCTGAAGAAGTTGCTGCCGAGGCATTCAGAAAGGCAGGACATAAACTCCCAATAAAAACAAGACTTGTAAAAGCGAGGTCGTAA
- the rpmC gene encoding 50S ribosomal protein L29 translates to MKVEELRKLTDDELKEKLVELKKKLMNLRFQNSIGGLEKPSEIRETKRTIARILTILRERELQAQSGGK, encoded by the coding sequence ATGAAGGTAGAAGAACTGAGAAAACTTACAGATGATGAACTTAAAGAAAAATTAGTTGAACTTAAGAAAAAATTAATGAACCTCAGATTTCAAAACTCTATTGGTGGACTTGAAAAACCATCTGAAATTAGAGAAACCAAAAGAACAATAGCAAGAATTCTCACTATCCTTAGAGAAAGAGAGCTTCAAGCTCAAAGTGGAGGTAAATAA
- the rpsQ gene encoding 30S ribosomal protein S17 has translation MAVKSGKKEFIGKVVSNKMDKTVVVAVERQLPHPLYGKRIKKTSKFYAHDPENKCQIGDIVRIRESRPISKLKRWVVVEILPQ, from the coding sequence ATGGCAGTAAAATCAGGAAAAAAGGAATTCATAGGCAAAGTAGTCTCAAATAAAATGGATAAAACTGTGGTTGTTGCTGTAGAAAGGCAGCTTCCCCACCCACTTTATGGAAAAAGAATTAAAAAGACATCAAAATTCTATGCCCATGACCCAGAAAACAAATGCCAGATTGGAGATATTGTCAGAATAAGAGAGTCCAGACCTATATCTAAACTCAAAAGATGGGTTGTTGTTGAAATTCTTCCACAGTAA
- the rplN gene encoding 50S ribosomal protein L14 encodes MIRRGTYLNTADNSGAKKVQCIGIPKKVNFGKQTDFATLGDVITVTVKDAIPNGTAKKGKIYKAVVVRTAKEVGRPDGSYIKFDDNAVVLLNNNLEPIGTRILGPVAREIRAKGFYRIVSLAPEVI; translated from the coding sequence ATGATAAGAAGAGGAACTTATCTTAATACAGCGGACAACTCAGGTGCAAAAAAGGTTCAGTGTATAGGTATACCTAAAAAGGTTAACTTTGGTAAACAGACTGACTTTGCTACACTTGGAGATGTTATTACAGTAACAGTAAAAGATGCTATTCCAAACGGCACAGCTAAAAAAGGAAAAATATACAAGGCTGTTGTTGTTAGAACAGCCAAAGAAGTAGGAAGACCTGACGGAAGCTATATAAAATTTGATGATAATGCAGTTGTTCTCCTTAACAACAACCTTGAACCTATAGGAACACGTATCTTAGGGCCTGTTGCAAGGGAAATCAGAGCTAAAGGATTTTACAGAATAGTTTCTTTAGCACCGGAGGTAATATAA
- the rplX gene encoding 50S ribosomal protein L24 has translation MVKTKLKKGDTVIVIAGKEKGKTGKIKQIIRNSDPNKVRVIIEGVNIGKKHLKHIEGVQEGGIVEIERPIHISNVMYYDEKSGQRVKIGIRIKEEGNKIIKERFNKKTGETIDIIWEKEKK, from the coding sequence ATGGTTAAAACAAAGCTGAAAAAAGGCGACACAGTTATAGTTATAGCCGGAAAAGAAAAAGGAAAAACAGGAAAAATCAAACAAATTATAAGAAACTCAGACCCTAATAAAGTTAGGGTGATTATTGAAGGTGTAAATATAGGGAAAAAACACCTCAAACATATAGAAGGTGTTCAGGAAGGTGGCATTGTAGAAATAGAAAGACCTATCCATATATCAAATGTTATGTACTATGATGAAAAATCAGGTCAGAGAGTAAAAATAGGTATCAGAATTAAAGAAGAAGGAAACAAAATAATAAAAGAAAGATTTAATAAAAAAACAGGCGAAACAATAGATATCATCTGGGAAAAAGAAAAAAAGTAA
- the rplE gene encoding 50S ribosomal protein L5, which translates to MAVAERYIPRLRKKYEEEVAPKLMERFGYKSPMEIPRIKKIVVNMGVGEAVQDIKQLDRAVEDLMAITGQRPEIRRAKKAEAGFKLRRGLPVGARVTLRKERMWDFLDKLISVALPRVRDFRGLNPNSFDGRGNYAFGISEQIIFPEIDYDKVDRIRGMDIIIETSAETDEEAKYLLALLGLPIRG; encoded by the coding sequence ATGGCAGTTGCAGAAAGGTATATTCCAAGACTGAGAAAAAAATATGAAGAAGAAGTTGCTCCAAAGTTAATGGAAAGATTTGGATACAAATCTCCTATGGAAATACCAAGAATAAAGAAGATCGTTGTTAATATGGGTGTTGGTGAAGCTGTCCAGGATATCAAGCAACTGGACAGGGCAGTTGAAGACCTTATGGCTATAACAGGCCAGAGACCAGAAATCAGAAGAGCAAAAAAGGCTGAGGCAGGTTTCAAACTCAGAAGAGGCCTTCCTGTAGGGGCAAGGGTTACCCTCAGAAAAGAAAGAATGTGGGATTTCCTTGACAAACTAATTTCTGTAGCTCTTCCAAGGGTTAGAGACTTTAGAGGACTCAACCCTAACTCGTTTGATGGAAGAGGAAATTATGCTTTTGGAATTTCAGAACAGATTATCTTCCCAGAAATCGATTATGACAAGGTAGACAGAATAAGAGGTATGGACATTATCATTGAAACATCTGCAGAAACAGATGAAGAAGCAAAATACCTCTTAGCATTACTTGGATTACCAATTAGAGGATAA
- a CDS encoding type Z 30S ribosomal protein S14 produces the protein MARKCLMAKSFLKEPKYKTRKHSRCPICGRPRGYIRQFNMCRICFRERALRGEIPGVKKASW, from the coding sequence ATGGCACGTAAATGCTTAATGGCAAAATCCTTTTTAAAGGAACCTAAATACAAAACAAGAAAACACTCAAGATGCCCAATCTGTGGAAGACCAAGAGGTTATATAAGACAGTTTAATATGTGTAGAATATGTTTTAGAGAAAGAGCTCTCAGAGGAGAAATCCCTGGAGTTAAAAAAGCGAGCTGGTAA
- the rpsH gene encoding 30S ribosomal protein S8, which translates to MIVDPIADMLARINNAIKARKSEVYIPHSKIKERIAEILKREGYIEDYTISEENKKGNQGTLIIKLKYLGPRNTKPVIQGLRRVSKPGLRKYVDVKNIPYVRKGLGIAILSTNKGIITDAEARKERVGGEVLCYIW; encoded by the coding sequence ATGATAGTAGACCCAATTGCTGATATGTTGGCAAGAATAAATAACGCAATCAAAGCAAGAAAAAGCGAAGTTTATATTCCCCACTCAAAAATAAAAGAAAGAATTGCAGAAATTCTTAAAAGAGAAGGTTATATAGAGGACTATACAATTTCAGAAGAAAATAAAAAAGGAAATCAGGGAACTCTTATAATCAAATTAAAATACCTTGGTCCAAGAAATACAAAACCTGTTATCCAGGGACTCAGAAGGGTCTCTAAACCTGGTTTAAGAAAATATGTTGATGTAAAAAATATCCCTTATGTAAGAAAAGGACTTGGAATTGCAATTCTTTCAACAAACAAAGGAATAATAACAGACGCTGAAGCAAGGAAAGAAAGAGTTGGCGGAGAAGTTCTCTGTTATATCTGGTAA
- the rplF gene encoding 50S ribosomal protein L6, whose protein sequence is MSRIGKKPIDIPQGVEVKVGENNHVVVKGPKGQLEGDFNPNLTIKVEDNQIKIERPNDSSFMRAIHGTTRALIANMVKGVTEGFTVELEIVGIGYRAAMKGKTLELQLGYSHPVIYEPPEGIQIAVEGNIIKVSGIDKQKVGQVAAEIRDFRKPDPYKGKGIRYKGEVLKLKPGKSVGKK, encoded by the coding sequence ATGTCAAGAATTGGTAAGAAACCAATAGATATCCCACAGGGAGTTGAAGTAAAAGTAGGTGAGAATAATCATGTTGTAGTAAAAGGCCCTAAAGGCCAGCTTGAAGGGGATTTTAACCCTAACCTTACAATCAAAGTAGAAGACAATCAAATCAAAATAGAAAGACCTAATGATAGCTCATTTATGAGAGCTATACATGGAACAACAAGAGCTCTTATTGCAAATATGGTAAAAGGAGTTACAGAAGGTTTCACAGTGGAGCTGGAAATTGTTGGTATCGGATACAGAGCTGCTATGAAGGGGAAAACTCTGGAACTCCAGCTTGGATATTCACATCCAGTTATTTATGAGCCACCTGAAGGAATACAGATTGCTGTTGAAGGAAACATAATCAAAGTTTCTGGAATAGACAAACAAAAAGTAGGTCAGGTTGCTGCTGAAATCAGAGACTTCAGAAAACCTGACCCATACAAAGGAAAAGGTATCAGATACAAGGGAGAAGTTCTTAAACTTAAACCTGGTAAATCTGTAGGTAAAAAATAA
- the rplR gene encoding 50S ribosomal protein L18, whose translation MAVKTRRQKRIIRHKRIRKKVFGTAERPRMAFFKSLNNLYVQIIDDEAGKTLVSASTIDKDFVEKYGVRGGKNIEIAKKLGEFIAEKALAKGIERVVFDRGGFIYHGKVKAFAEAAREKGLKF comes from the coding sequence ATGGCAGTAAAAACAAGAAGACAGAAAAGAATAATAAGACATAAAAGAATAAGAAAAAAGGTTTTTGGAACTGCAGAAAGGCCAAGAATGGCGTTTTTCAAAAGTCTGAACAACCTTTATGTCCAGATTATTGATGATGAAGCTGGGAAAACACTGGTAAGTGCTTCAACTATTGATAAAGATTTTGTTGAGAAATACGGAGTTAGAGGCGGTAAAAACATAGAAATAGCCAAAAAATTAGGAGAATTCATAGCTGAAAAAGCCCTTGCAAAAGGAATAGAAAGGGTTGTTTTTGATAGAGGTGGTTTTATCTATCACGGTAAAGTTAAAGCTTTTGCTGAAGCAGCAAGAGAAAAAGGATTAAAATTCTAA
- the rpmD gene encoding 50S ribosomal protein L30: protein MKIKVKLVRGLAGKRKDQIQAVKSLGLKKINDERILEKNPMVLGNIRKAHHLIQVEEVE from the coding sequence ATGAAAATAAAAGTAAAACTTGTCAGAGGACTGGCAGGAAAAAGAAAAGATCAGATACAGGCTGTTAAATCACTTGGATTAAAAAAGATTAATGATGAAAGAATTTTAGAGAAAAACCCAATGGTTCTGGGTAATATAAGAAAAGCTCATCACCTTATACAAGTGGAGGAAGTAGAATAA
- the rplO gene encoding 50S ribosomal protein L15 — protein MKLHELRPAEGATHRKKRVGRGIGSGHGKTSTRGHKGQKSRRGYGDLPAFFEGGQTPFIMRIPKRGFKSPNKKEYEIVNLKTLEERFEANEEVTPEILKNKRIIHCTEAVKILGDGELTKPLKVKAHKFSKSAEEKIKAAGGSCEVIE, from the coding sequence ATAAAACTGCATGAACTCAGACCTGCAGAAGGAGCTACCCACAGAAAAAAAAGAGTGGGTAGAGGTATAGGTTCAGGACACGGAAAAACTTCAACAAGAGGACATAAAGGACAGAAATCAAGAAGAGGATATGGTGACCTTCCAGCATTCTTTGAAGGTGGTCAAACACCATTTATTATGAGAATTCCCAAAAGAGGATTTAAAAGTCCAAATAAAAAAGAGTATGAAATTGTAAATCTCAAAACATTAGAAGAAAGATTTGAAGCCAACGAAGAAGTAACACCTGAAATCCTCAAAAATAAAAGGATAATCCACTGCACAGAAGCAGTAAAAATCTTAGGTGATGGTGAACTTACAAAACCACTCAAAGTAAAAGCACATAAGTTCTCTAAATCTGCTGAGGAAAAAATTAAAGCTGCAGGTGGGAGCTGCGAAGTAATAGAATAA
- the secY gene encoding preprotein translocase subunit SecY, which yields MINQIKNILEIQDLRRRILYTLIMLAVYRLGTHIPVPGIDTANIAQYFNAAGGALFNIYNLFSGGALGRLSVFALGIMPYISAAIIMQLLTAVIPTLERYQKEEGDYGRWKITQYTRYLTIAIAGLQSFVLATWISNITTETGQHLISMSPIFFVILTTIIITTGVVFLMWIGERITEFGIGNGISIIILASIAAGIPNAIYTTYTQLRTGELSVLNGGLAIAIIIIVIAGIIYIQEAERRIPINYARRNIGSLGETATYIPFKLNPAGVIPIIFAVAILMFPATIATMFVEQSKIARIIADIFSPQSYIYFLIYVALIIFFSYFYTAILVNPTEIADNLRKSGAFIPGVRAGSQTAEYLNYVLTRIVFVGSIFLAAIAVLPMILIKMLHVPFYFGGTSALIVVVVALDTLHQIEAHLAMKKYEGFLKRS from the coding sequence TTGATTAATCAAATAAAAAATATTCTGGAGATACAGGATTTAAGAAGGAGAATCCTGTATACACTTATAATGCTTGCAGTATACAGGCTGGGAACACATATACCTGTTCCCGGCATTGATACTGCCAATATAGCCCAGTATTTTAACGCAGCCGGGGGAGCTTTATTCAATATCTATAATCTTTTTTCCGGTGGTGCACTGGGAAGATTATCTGTATTCGCACTGGGTATAATGCCTTATATATCAGCTGCAATTATTATGCAGTTACTTACAGCTGTAATTCCGACTCTGGAACGTTATCAGAAAGAAGAAGGTGATTACGGTAGATGGAAAATTACCCAGTATACAAGGTATCTCACTATTGCTATTGCTGGACTTCAATCATTTGTGCTGGCAACCTGGATTAGTAATATAACTACAGAAACAGGTCAACACCTGATATCTATGTCTCCTATTTTCTTTGTTATCCTTACAACAATTATTATTACCACCGGTGTTGTCTTTTTAATGTGGATAGGTGAAAGAATAACAGAGTTTGGAATAGGAAATGGAATTTCCATAATTATTCTTGCAAGTATTGCCGCTGGAATTCCTAATGCTATATATACAACATATACACAGTTAAGAACAGGAGAACTAAGCGTATTAAATGGTGGTCTTGCAATAGCCATAATTATCATAGTTATTGCAGGGATTATCTATATCCAGGAAGCAGAAAGGAGAATACCAATAAATTATGCCAGAAGAAATATTGGTTCACTGGGAGAAACAGCCACTTATATCCCATTTAAGCTAAACCCTGCAGGTGTTATTCCTATTATATTTGCTGTTGCTATCCTTATGTTCCCTGCAACAATTGCCACTATGTTTGTTGAACAGAGTAAAATAGCCAGAATTATTGCTGATATTTTTTCTCCACAGAGCTATATATACTTTCTGATTTATGTAGCGCTAATCATATTTTTCTCATATTTCTACACAGCAATACTGGTAAACCCTACGGAAATTGCAGATAATTTACGAAAAAGTGGAGCATTTATTCCAGGGGTTAGAGCAGGTTCACAGACTGCAGAATACTTAAACTATGTTTTAACAAGAATAGTTTTTGTAGGTTCAATTTTCCTTGCTGCAATTGCTGTCCTTCCAATGATTCTTATCAAAATGCTCCATGTTCCATTTTACTTTGGTGGAACATCTGCACTAATTGTGGTTGTGGTTGCATTAGATACATTGCATCAGATAGAGGCTCACCTTGCTATGAAAAAATATGAAGGATTCCTTAAAAGGAGTTAG
- a CDS encoding adenylate kinase — translation MARTYIFLGPPGAGKGTQAQRLVEEKGFVQISTGDILREAVKNGTELGKKAKEYMDAGKLVPDDIIIGIIKDKLKELEGKDIILDGFPRTIPQAEALDKMLPEVGRQLDGVILFDVPDEEVIKRLSGRRVDPKTGKVYHIIYNPPPPDVEVIQRDDDKEEVIKKRLEVYHSQTAPLIEYYKNQNKLLVIDATKSPDEVYKELLSVLK, via the coding sequence ATGGCAAGGACATATATATTTCTTGGACCTCCAGGAGCAGGAAAAGGTACACAGGCTCAAAGACTTGTTGAAGAAAAAGGATTTGTTCAGATATCCACAGGGGACATCTTAAGGGAAGCTGTAAAGAATGGAACAGAGCTTGGTAAAAAAGCTAAAGAGTATATGGACGCAGGTAAACTTGTTCCAGATGATATTATAATTGGGATAATAAAGGATAAACTCAAGGAGTTAGAAGGAAAAGATATCATATTAGATGGTTTTCCAAGGACTATTCCTCAAGCTGAAGCACTGGATAAAATGCTTCCTGAGGTTGGAAGACAGCTTGATGGGGTTATACTTTTTGATGTTCCAGATGAAGAAGTAATAAAGAGACTTTCAGGAAGAAGAGTAGACCCAAAAACAGGAAAGGTATATCACATAATATACAATCCTCCTCCCCCAGATGTAGAAGTTATCCAGAGAGATGACGACAAAGAGGAAGTAATCAAAAAAAGACTTGAAGTTTATCATTCACAGACAGCACCTCTTATTGAATATTACAAAAATCAGAATAAATTACTGGTCATAGATGCAACCAAATCTCCAGATGAAGTTTACAAAGAACTTCTATCTGTGCTAAAATAA
- the map gene encoding type I methionyl aminopeptidase, with protein sequence MIELKSKEDIEKLRKANRIVAEILQTIKEETRPGMTGVDLDEIARREAEKRGVKPAFLGLYGFPAALCVSINEEIVHGVPKKDKKIKEGDIVSIDFGVVYDGWYGDAAISYVVGDKISDRKKRLLEGVEKALMAGIEKCIPGNTVKDIAAAIEGTLEAYRLAPICDYGGHGIGRKPHEEPHVSNCVANAENIVLKPGMVLAIEPMATLGRRKNFYRKLKDGWTVVSKEKAMAAHFEHSVAITENGPDILSKLD encoded by the coding sequence ATGATTGAATTAAAAAGTAAAGAGGATATAGAAAAACTCAGAAAAGCGAATAGGATTGTTGCAGAAATACTCCAGACTATAAAAGAAGAAACCAGGCCTGGAATGACAGGTGTTGATTTAGACGAGATAGCTAGAAGGGAAGCAGAGAAAAGAGGAGTTAAGCCTGCTTTTTTAGGTTTGTATGGATTTCCAGCGGCTTTATGTGTTTCGATAAATGAAGAGATAGTTCATGGAGTGCCTAAAAAGGATAAAAAGATAAAGGAAGGCGATATTGTTAGCATAGATTTTGGCGTTGTTTATGATGGCTGGTATGGAGATGCTGCTATCTCCTATGTGGTTGGAGATAAAATAAGCGATAGAAAAAAAAGACTGCTGGAAGGCGTTGAAAAGGCTTTGATGGCTGGTATAGAAAAATGCATTCCAGGTAATACTGTAAAAGATATTGCGGCTGCTATAGAAGGCACGTTGGAGGCCTACCGACTCGCCCCTATTTGTGATTATGGGGGACATGGAATTGGGCGTAAGCCCCATGAGGAGCCACACGTTTCAAACTGTGTGGCAAACGCTGAAAATATTGTTTTAAAGCCAGGTATGGTTCTTGCTATAGAACCAATGGCTACACTTGGTAGGAGGAAAAACTTCTACCGTAAATTAAAGGATGGCTGGACTGTGGTTTCAAAGGAAAAAGCTATGGCTGCTCATTTTGAGCATTCTGTAGCTATTACAGAAAATGGTCCAGACATACTTTCTAAACTTGATTAG
- the infA gene encoding translation initiation factor IF-1 produces MAKKKKKEEKEKGIVVEGTVEEALPNAMFRVKLDTGHEVLAHVSGKMRMHFIRILPGDRVKVELSPYDLTRGRIIFRM; encoded by the coding sequence ATGGCGAAGAAAAAGAAGAAGGAAGAAAAGGAAAAAGGTATAGTTGTTGAAGGAACAGTAGAGGAAGCTCTTCCTAATGCTATGTTCAGGGTTAAACTGGACACAGGGCATGAAGTGCTTGCCCATGTATCTGGAAAGATGAGAATGCATTTTATTCGTATTTTACCTGGTGATAGGGTAAAGGTGGAACTATCACCTTATGACCTGACCAGAGGAAGAATAATATTTAGAATGTGA
- the rpmJ gene encoding 50S ribosomal protein L36: MKVRSSVKKRCEKCRIIKRNGRVMVICENPRHKQKQG, from the coding sequence ATGAAAGTAAGATCTTCAGTTAAAAAAAGATGTGAAAAATGCAGAATAATCAAAAGAAATGGCAGAGTTATGGTTATCTGTGAAAACCCAAGACACAAACAAAAACAAGGATAA
- the rpsM gene encoding 30S ribosomal protein S13, translating to MARIAGVDLPDRKRLEIALTYIYGIGKTRAKEILEKTGIDGMKRVGELTPDELNTIRKFIEQNYKVEGDLRREVAVNIKRLMDMGCYRGIRHRLGLPVRGQRTKTNAKTRRKFTGRIKRR from the coding sequence ATGGCTCGTATAGCTGGTGTAGACTTACCAGATAGAAAAAGGCTGGAAATAGCCCTTACCTATATCTACGGAATAGGAAAAACAAGAGCTAAAGAAATTCTGGAAAAAACTGGAATAGATGGAATGAAAAGGGTTGGAGAGCTTACCCCTGATGAGCTCAACACAATCAGGAAATTTATAGAACAGAATTACAAGGTTGAAGGTGACCTGAGAAGAGAAGTTGCTGTTAATATCAAAAGACTTATGGATATGGGTTGTTATAGAGGAATCAGACACAGACTCGGTCTTCCTGTTAGAGGACAGAGAACTAAAACCAATGCAAAAACCAGAAGAAAATTCACAGGAAGAATTAAAAGAAGGTAA
- the rpsK gene encoding 30S ribosomal protein S11, whose amino-acid sequence MMAKKRKRSAKKVKRTVPYGIAHIQATFNNTIVTITDKEGNVLTWASGGTEGFKGTRKSTPYAAQKAAEKAAKRAMDEFGMKDIEVWVKGPGAGRESAIRTLAATGLNIKVIKDVTPIPHNGCRPPSKRRV is encoded by the coding sequence ATCATGGCTAAAAAAAGAAAAAGAAGTGCTAAAAAAGTAAAAAGAACCGTTCCATACGGAATAGCTCATATACAGGCTACATTCAACAACACAATTGTTACAATCACCGATAAAGAAGGTAATGTTCTCACATGGGCATCTGGAGGAACTGAAGGCTTTAAGGGAACAAGAAAATCCACTCCATACGCTGCTCAGAAAGCTGCTGAAAAGGCTGCTAAAAGAGCAATGGATGAATTTGGAATGAAAGATATTGAGGTCTGGGTTAAAGGACCCGGAGCAGGAAGAGAGTCTGCAATAAGAACTCTTGCTGCTACAGGACTTAATATAAAAGTAATTAAAGACGTAACACCAATTCCACACAACGGATGTCGTCCACCAAGCAAAAGGAGGGTGTAA
- the rpsD gene encoding 30S ribosomal protein S4, translating to MGRYLGPLTKVSRRLGVFVGGNLKAFQNRNFPPGQHGRVQGRKVKLSDYAVRLQEKQKLRYLYGGLREKQFKRYFDEAARIAGIKGGNTGQIFLQLLERRLDNVVYRLGFAKTRRQARQLVRHGHFLVNGKKVDIPSYRVNPGDIIEVREKSRKSPLFKENLENRDPRSIPNWLELDKDNFRGKVLEIPQEIELEIPVNVQLIIEYYSM from the coding sequence ATGGGTAGATATTTAGGACCTTTAACAAAGGTAAGTAGAAGACTTGGCGTTTTCGTTGGCGGAAACTTAAAAGCATTTCAAAATAGAAACTTCCCACCAGGACAACACGGAAGAGTTCAGGGAAGAAAAGTAAAACTTTCTGACTATGCTGTTCGTCTTCAGGAAAAGCAAAAACTGAGATACCTTTACGGTGGTTTAAGGGAAAAACAGTTCAAAAGATATTTTGATGAAGCTGCAAGAATAGCAGGTATCAAAGGTGGAAACACAGGTCAGATTTTCCTTCAGCTCCTTGAAAGAAGACTGGATAATGTGGTTTACAGACTTGGTTTCGCTAAAACAAGAAGACAGGCAAGACAGCTTGTTAGACATGGACATTTCCTTGTAAATGGAAAAAAAGTTGATATCCCATCTTACAGAGTTAACCCAGGAGATATTATTGAAGTTAGAGAAAAAAGCAGAAAATCACCATTATTTAAGGAAAACTTAGAAAATAGAGATCCAAGAAGTATTCCAAACTGGCTTGAACTGGATAAGGATAATTTCAGAGGAAAAGTTCTGGAAATTCCACAGGAAATAGAGCTTGAAATTCCAGTAAATGTTCAGCTGATTATTGAGTACTACTCAATGTAA